The following are encoded in a window of Fibrobacter sp. UWB2 genomic DNA:
- a CDS encoding RNA polymerase sigma factor, with amino-acid sequence MDEKVIIKKIQQGSREALGVLWKSHSTNVLNLAFRMLKNRDEAEDVLMDIFVSVPGKIQKFRGDSALNTWLYRLTVNECLMRLRSKKRHAELEEEHIDLVTDSALGSKHEEQKDYDPELLEIGLSKLSAETRSMLWLKDAEDLGIKDLSEIYNMPEGTIKARLSRARTVVKNFLQENLNYA; translated from the coding sequence ATGGACGAAAAAGTCATTATAAAGAAGATTCAACAAGGAAGTCGTGAAGCCCTTGGCGTGCTGTGGAAGTCCCATAGCACGAACGTTCTGAACCTCGCGTTCAGAATGCTCAAGAATCGCGACGAGGCTGAAGACGTCTTGATGGACATTTTCGTCTCAGTTCCAGGGAAAATCCAAAAGTTCCGCGGCGATAGCGCCCTCAACACCTGGCTATACCGCCTCACCGTCAACGAGTGTTTGATGAGGCTCAGGTCCAAGAAGCGCCATGCCGAGCTCGAAGAAGAACATATCGATCTCGTGACGGACTCCGCTCTCGGAAGCAAGCACGAGGAACAAAAGGATTACGACCCGGAACTCTTGGAAATTGGTCTGTCAAAGCTCTCCGCCGAAACGCGAAGCATGCTCTGGCTCAAGGACGCCGAAGATCTTGGCATCAAGGACTTATCCGAGATCTACAACATGCCCGAAGGCACTATCAAGGCAAGGCTTAGCCGAGCAAGAACAGTCGTCAAGAACTTTTTACAGGAGAACCTGAACTATGCATGA
- a CDS encoding Spy/CpxP family protein refolding chaperone has translation MNASTKTFLASIIILACSLGFAIGAFCFADRGFGASCCSKQSTCTPTHKQCACSCENHDCAKNDCSCNCCKRGGMHHGKHHGEFHGERFHGKDFRDGRPEGPREHFKEGKPFDKKFDFKKGPGPEFMDSILQVTHEQKAAFESLRLKTDSTFKELRKQKKDAEKALHEALDSNDEKQIIAAKAGILKAQEALLDHRINGVKNFNKILTKEQLEKFKSFHKDHRNHP, from the coding sequence ATGAACGCATCCACCAAGACCTTCCTCGCAAGCATCATCATTCTCGCTTGTTCTCTCGGATTTGCCATTGGCGCCTTCTGCTTTGCAGACCGCGGCTTCGGCGCCTCTTGCTGTTCCAAGCAGTCCACATGCACGCCTACGCATAAGCAGTGCGCCTGCAGTTGCGAAAACCATGACTGCGCCAAGAACGACTGTTCTTGCAACTGCTGCAAGCGCGGCGGAATGCATCACGGCAAGCACCACGGCGAATTCCATGGCGAACGCTTCCACGGCAAGGACTTCCGCGATGGCCGCCCTGAAGGTCCGCGCGAACACTTCAAGGAAGGCAAACCGTTCGACAAGAAGTTTGACTTCAAGAAAGGCCCGGGTCCTGAATTCATGGATTCCATTCTCCAGGTCACGCACGAACAAAAGGCCGCATTCGAATCGCTCCGCTTGAAGACGGATTCCACATTCAAGGAACTCCGCAAGCAGAAAAAAGATGCCGAAAAGGCTTTGCACGAAGCGCTCGATAGCAATGACGAAAAGCAAATCATCGCAGCCAAAGCAGGTATCCTCAAGGCTCAGGAAGCATTGCTCGACCACAGAATTAACGGTGTAAAGAACTTCAACAAGATCCTCACCAAGGAACAGCTCGAAAAGTTCAAGAGCTTCCACAAGGATCACCGCAATCATCCCTAG
- a CDS encoding outer membrane beta-barrel protein: MVLALTTSAFAQSSDDDEWVSVDSPRPASSSDSNTSYDGSNDSEFANDEDYASAYARYKTQTTSRSEISKQRSEGFSQSVFLGAHLQGGFNTFLGSHSDGWGAGWNVGGGLIIKISMFTKNFSLVPELTFNYRQYNYEKEMNDLYTNKAKINIMLFELPIMFRYTFEQYDFFAAAGLHLGLKLMGSAEYGSEPKAGVIADSDNGLKSTTEIATTNMEVGFAIEGGYMLTRNIHVNLRIVQSITNLLNQGLTVKQPFDKATLLTFYTNAGISFLF, translated from the coding sequence ATGGTTTTAGCACTTACCACAAGTGCATTCGCTCAAAGTTCCGATGATGACGAATGGGTTTCTGTCGATTCCCCGAGGCCAGCATCCAGTAGCGATTCCAACACCTCTTACGATGGATCGAACGACAGCGAATTTGCAAATGACGAAGATTACGCAAGCGCTTACGCCAGATACAAGACGCAGACGACATCGCGTTCCGAAATTAGCAAGCAGCGCAGTGAAGGGTTCTCGCAGTCCGTGTTCCTTGGAGCACACTTGCAAGGTGGTTTCAACACTTTCCTTGGTTCACACTCCGATGGCTGGGGGGCAGGTTGGAACGTCGGTGGCGGCCTTATCATCAAGATTTCGATGTTCACCAAGAACTTTAGCTTGGTACCGGAACTCACGTTCAACTACCGCCAGTACAATTACGAAAAAGAAATGAATGATCTTTACACGAACAAGGCAAAGATCAACATTATGTTATTTGAGCTTCCGATCATGTTCCGCTACACGTTCGAACAATACGATTTCTTTGCGGCTGCAGGTTTGCACCTCGGTCTCAAGCTGATGGGTAGCGCAGAATACGGATCCGAACCGAAAGCAGGCGTCATCGCCGACAGCGACAACGGCCTGAAATCCACGACCGAAATTGCAACCACGAATATGGAAGTGGGCTTCGCTATTGAAGGCGGTTACATGCTCACGCGTAATATCCACGTGAACCTTCGCATTGTCCAGAGCATTACGAACCTCTTGAACCAGGGCTTGACCGTCAAGCAGCCGTTTGACAAGGCAACGCTCCTCACGTTCTACACGAACGCCGGTATTTCGTTCCTGTTCTAA
- the metH gene encoding methionine synthase, protein MTLREAFESKMMLLDGGMGSVIQTYGIKGANNDMLSIEKPEIILDIQRRYVDAGVDCLTTNTFSSQRVSQHEYHQEHRIAEMNRASVKIAKQAAEEGFKKYGRKVYILGDVGPTSKMLSMSEDVNDPASRAITFDELEDAYLEQISVLMEEGVDAILIETIFDTLNAKAALSAYSKANDARIEAAKAAGTPEAEIKPIEVMLSMTVSDASGRTLSGQTVEAFAVSVMHMHPLSIGLNCGLGADGMVPYLRRMGAIAPCYLSCHPNAGLPNQFGGYDDTPEDMVRLMRVYLDDKLVNMIGGCCGTTPEHIAAMRQMLDALPADYKRREPAPKYVTSPRLRLAGLEPLFREQVRPSNGADSCNADDFVKVGERCNVAGSKKFLRLINEKNYEEALDIARKQVDDGADVIDVNMDDGLLDATAEMRTFLNLIASDPAVSRVPIMVDSSRFEVIEEGLKCIQGKSIVNSISLKMGEKAFIEHALTVKRLGAAVIVMLFDEEGQATNYERRVQIASRAYDIMVKQLHFDPSDIIYDPNVLTVATGMAEHNAYAIDFIRAVRWIMDNLPGVRISGGLSNLSFAFRGNNYLREAMHTTFLHYAIPNGMGMAIMNPSAIIKYKTIPLELRMAITEVIFNTEPEASEELIEIASRMTAAQAKAKETGAKYDPKAIFAVSTGASSSSDEGNASADAKPTTPEERLQEALLKGTSTTLQPDLMELINRGDSPVGIISGPLMDGMNEVGRRFGEGKMFLPQVVKTARTMKKAVEILQPYIEAGKDANASSRGKIVIATVKGDVHDIGKNIVSVIMACNGYDMVDLGVMVPEDVIVKAAIENKADILSLSGLITPSLEEMCTVAKAMQAAGQRIPIIVGGATTSPTHTAVKIAPCYDGPVFHVRDAASNPGLAQKLLDPATREQTIQENREEQQRIRDKQNGIKTEAANAMAAAASTPEERRFQYDWSKYQPVQPPFMGESKLPPIPIEKIIPLISWEYFFFTWKIKPDEEEAKKLKADAEALIKSLTKPEYALRAVQAFYPAAGTEKSVIFNTGRTGTDADLIEVSTARQQNPEGTCLALCDYVAPANANTASVFASPAGKDVFRDIVGAFAVTMSDTFVKRLEKLKAEQGGSDYDVLLMQTVADRLAEAGAEYLSQELDRTSGWKGIRPAVGYPVLPNIKEIFNVAKLIDFKSVGISLTENGAMYPQASVSGLYISHPEIDYFQVKL, encoded by the coding sequence ATGACTCTTCGCGAAGCGTTTGAATCAAAGATGATGCTGCTCGATGGCGGCATGGGCTCTGTTATCCAGACTTACGGGATCAAGGGCGCCAACAACGATATGCTCTCCATCGAAAAGCCCGAGATAATTCTCGACATCCAGCGTCGTTACGTGGATGCAGGCGTGGATTGCCTCACCACGAACACGTTCTCGAGCCAGCGCGTGAGCCAACACGAATACCACCAGGAACATCGCATCGCCGAGATGAACCGCGCTTCCGTGAAAATCGCAAAGCAGGCCGCCGAAGAAGGCTTCAAGAAGTATGGCCGCAAAGTCTATATTCTGGGCGACGTCGGCCCGACAAGCAAGATGCTTTCCATGAGCGAAGACGTGAACGACCCGGCAAGCCGCGCCATCACTTTTGACGAACTCGAAGATGCGTACTTGGAACAAATTTCCGTGCTCATGGAAGAAGGCGTTGACGCCATCCTCATTGAAACGATTTTCGATACGCTGAATGCGAAAGCGGCCCTCAGCGCTTACAGCAAGGCAAACGATGCACGCATTGAAGCCGCCAAGGCTGCAGGCACTCCCGAAGCAGAAATTAAGCCGATTGAAGTTATGCTCTCGATGACCGTGAGCGACGCCTCCGGCCGTACGCTTTCGGGCCAAACGGTCGAAGCATTTGCCGTGAGCGTGATGCACATGCACCCGCTTTCCATTGGCTTAAACTGCGGTCTCGGTGCAGACGGCATGGTGCCGTACCTCCGCCGCATGGGCGCTATCGCTCCGTGCTACCTCAGCTGCCACCCGAACGCAGGTCTTCCGAACCAGTTCGGCGGTTATGACGATACGCCCGAAGACATGGTGCGCCTGATGCGCGTTTATCTGGACGACAAGCTCGTGAACATGATTGGCGGTTGCTGCGGTACGACTCCGGAACACATCGCCGCGATGCGCCAGATGCTTGATGCGCTCCCGGCCGACTACAAGCGCCGTGAACCCGCTCCAAAGTACGTTACCAGCCCGCGCCTCCGCCTTGCGGGGCTCGAACCGTTGTTCAGAGAACAGGTTCGTCCGAGCAACGGCGCCGACAGCTGCAACGCCGATGATTTCGTGAAGGTCGGCGAACGTTGCAACGTCGCGGGCTCCAAGAAGTTCCTGCGTCTCATCAACGAGAAGAATTACGAAGAAGCGCTCGACATTGCCCGTAAGCAAGTCGATGACGGCGCCGACGTCATTGACGTCAACATGGACGACGGCCTCCTCGATGCCACCGCCGAAATGCGCACTTTCTTGAACTTGATTGCATCTGACCCTGCCGTGAGCCGCGTGCCGATCATGGTCGACAGTTCCCGCTTTGAAGTTATCGAAGAAGGCCTCAAGTGCATCCAGGGCAAGAGCATCGTGAACTCGATTTCCCTCAAGATGGGCGAAAAGGCGTTTATCGAACACGCACTCACCGTGAAGCGCCTCGGTGCCGCTGTGATCGTGATGCTCTTCGACGAAGAAGGCCAGGCCACGAACTACGAGCGCCGCGTACAAATTGCATCCCGTGCTTACGATATCATGGTGAAGCAACTGCACTTCGACCCGTCCGATATCATTTACGACCCGAACGTTTTGACGGTCGCTACCGGCATGGCAGAACACAACGCCTACGCCATTGACTTTATCCGCGCTGTCCGCTGGATTATGGACAACCTCCCCGGCGTCCGCATCTCGGGCGGTCTTTCGAACCTCTCGTTCGCATTCCGCGGCAACAACTACTTGCGCGAAGCAATGCACACCACGTTCTTGCATTACGCCATCCCGAACGGCATGGGCATGGCGATTATGAACCCGAGCGCCATTATCAAATACAAGACGATTCCGCTTGAACTCCGCATGGCGATTACCGAAGTCATCTTCAACACGGAACCGGAAGCAAGCGAAGAACTCATCGAAATTGCAAGCCGCATGACGGCCGCCCAAGCCAAGGCAAAGGAAACTGGCGCCAAGTACGACCCGAAAGCAATCTTTGCCGTAAGCACAGGTGCAAGCAGCTCTTCTGACGAAGGCAACGCGTCCGCTGACGCCAAGCCCACCACGCCCGAAGAACGCTTGCAAGAAGCACTCCTCAAGGGAACATCCACAACGCTCCAGCCCGATTTGATGGAACTCATCAACCGTGGCGATAGCCCGGTCGGCATCATTTCAGGTCCGCTGATGGACGGCATGAACGAAGTCGGCCGTCGTTTCGGTGAAGGCAAGATGTTCCTCCCGCAAGTCGTGAAGACCGCACGTACGATGAAAAAAGCTGTGGAAATTTTGCAGCCTTACATCGAAGCAGGCAAAGATGCAAACGCATCGAGCCGCGGTAAAATCGTCATCGCCACCGTCAAGGGCGACGTGCACGATATCGGCAAGAACATCGTTTCTGTGATTATGGCTTGTAACGGCTATGACATGGTAGACCTCGGCGTGATGGTTCCCGAAGATGTCATCGTCAAGGCTGCGATTGAGAACAAAGCGGATATCTTGAGCCTTTCCGGTCTCATTACGCCGTCTCTTGAAGAAATGTGTACGGTCGCAAAGGCTATGCAAGCCGCCGGTCAGCGCATCCCGATCATCGTCGGTGGTGCCACCACCTCGCCCACGCATACTGCCGTGAAAATCGCTCCGTGCTATGACGGTCCTGTTTTCCACGTGCGCGACGCCGCCAGCAATCCGGGCCTCGCCCAGAAATTGCTCGACCCCGCCACTCGCGAACAGACAATTCAAGAAAACCGCGAAGAGCAGCAGCGCATCCGCGACAAGCAAAACGGCATCAAAACGGAAGCAGCAAACGCCATGGCCGCAGCCGCCTCCACGCCGGAAGAACGCCGTTTCCAATACGACTGGAGCAAATACCAGCCAGTACAGCCACCGTTCATGGGCGAAAGCAAGCTCCCGCCGATTCCTATCGAAAAGATTATCCCGCTCATCAGCTGGGAATACTTCTTCTTCACTTGGAAAATCAAGCCGGACGAAGAAGAAGCCAAGAAGCTCAAGGCCGATGCCGAGGCGCTCATCAAGTCGCTCACAAAGCCCGAATACGCCCTCCGCGCCGTTCAGGCATTCTACCCCGCTGCCGGTACCGAAAAGTCCGTTATCTTTAACACGGGCCGCACAGGCACGGACGCAGACCTCATCGAAGTCTCGACCGCACGCCAGCAGAATCCCGAAGGCACTTGTCTTGCGCTCTGCGATTACGTCGCTCCGGCAAACGCCAATACCGCAAGCGTTTTCGCCTCCCCCGCAGGCAAGGACGTTTTCCGCGACATCGTCGGTGCATTCGCAGTGACCATGAGCGACACGTTCGTCAAGCGCCTCGAAAAGCTCAAAGCAGAACAGGGCGGCAGCGATTACGACGTGCTCCTCATGCAGACTGTCGCCGACCGCCTCGCCGAAGCAGGCGCTGAATACTTGAGCCAGGAACTCGACCGCACAAGCGGCTGGAAGGGCATCCGCCCGGCCGTCGGCTACCCCGTGCTCCCGAACATCAAGGAAATCTTCAACGTCGCAAAACTCATCGACTTCAAGAGCGTAGGCATCAGCCTCACCGAAAACGGCGCCATGTACCCGCAAGCCTCCGTAAGTGGCCTCTACATTAGCCACCCCGAAATCGATTACTTCCAGGTAAAGTTGTAA
- a CDS encoding DUF1538 domain-containing protein has protein sequence MQKILFEKLKEAFASVLPITLIVLVVSHTPLVTFSLKEQIVFTVSAIFLIIGIGLFNLGADLAMTPMGAYVGSGLTKSRRLLLLVSVCFVMGVLITVAEPDLSVLAEQVKNAVRPILLISTIGVGVGIFLLLAILKIVFKKDLSLIIIFFYMVLFMLGMLMVSVGRNAFVPLAFDSGGVTTGPITVPFIMALGVGVAGAIGGKHASENSFGLIALCSVGPILALMGLVVFSKGDLTYELSTAAYSVDASLGEHFLPTVMVIAREVLVALGLIVVFFCALQWTVLKLPMVKLVQVGVGILYTFFGLVIFLTAVTVGFLPIGFEIGCELAKRPHALVAAGFIIGMVVVLAEPAVHVLNKQVEEVTGGLVTKRSMLIALSVGVGISIGLSMLRIIIGFPIIYYLLPGYFISLGLSFFVPKLYTAIAFDSGGVASGPLTSSFILPLAIGACSVIHDGGDSILNYAFGIVAMVAMTPLITIQVLGFKAIVARLWRNRIMMRRLQDADDEQIIDFV, from the coding sequence ATGCAAAAAATTCTTTTTGAAAAATTGAAAGAGGCTTTTGCCTCTGTTTTGCCCATTACGCTTATTGTGCTGGTGGTTTCGCATACCCCGCTTGTGACTTTTTCGCTGAAAGAGCAGATTGTTTTTACGGTTAGCGCGATTTTTTTGATTATCGGTATTGGACTTTTTAACTTGGGAGCAGACCTTGCAATGACCCCGATGGGGGCGTATGTGGGGTCGGGTTTGACTAAGTCGCGTAGGCTCCTGTTGCTCGTTTCGGTGTGCTTTGTGATGGGGGTTCTCATTACGGTTGCGGAACCGGACTTGTCCGTACTTGCAGAACAGGTGAAAAATGCGGTACGGCCGATTCTTTTGATTTCGACGATTGGCGTGGGGGTCGGGATTTTTTTGCTCCTTGCGATTTTGAAGATTGTTTTTAAGAAAGACCTTTCGTTGATTATCATCTTCTTTTACATGGTGCTGTTCATGCTCGGGATGCTCATGGTGTCCGTCGGGCGGAATGCGTTTGTGCCGCTCGCGTTTGATTCGGGTGGCGTGACGACGGGGCCGATTACGGTGCCGTTCATCATGGCGCTTGGCGTGGGTGTTGCGGGTGCGATTGGTGGTAAGCATGCATCGGAAAATAGCTTCGGCTTGATTGCGCTTTGCTCGGTTGGCCCGATTTTGGCGCTGATGGGTTTGGTGGTATTTTCGAAGGGCGACTTGACGTATGAACTTTCGACGGCGGCATATTCGGTGGACGCGAGCCTTGGTGAACACTTTTTGCCTACGGTGATGGTGATTGCCCGTGAAGTGCTTGTGGCGCTTGGGCTGATTGTCGTGTTTTTCTGTGCGCTGCAGTGGACGGTACTCAAGCTCCCGATGGTGAAGCTTGTGCAAGTGGGTGTCGGGATTCTTTACACGTTTTTCGGGCTTGTGATTTTCTTGACGGCGGTGACGGTCGGATTCTTGCCGATTGGTTTTGAAATCGGGTGTGAACTGGCGAAACGCCCGCATGCGCTTGTGGCGGCTGGCTTTATCATCGGCATGGTGGTGGTGCTTGCAGAACCGGCGGTGCATGTGCTCAACAAGCAGGTCGAAGAAGTGACCGGTGGCCTTGTGACCAAGCGCTCGATGCTGATTGCGCTCTCGGTGGGCGTGGGTATTTCGATTGGACTTTCGATGCTTCGCATTATTATCGGATTCCCGATAATCTATTACCTCTTGCCGGGTTATTTTATTTCACTGGGGCTTTCGTTCTTTGTACCGAAACTTTATACGGCGATTGCGTTTGACTCCGGTGGCGTAGCGAGTGGTCCGTTGACTTCGAGCTTTATTCTGCCGTTGGCAATTGGCGCGTGCTCCGTGATTCACGACGGTGGCGATTCGATTTTGAATTATGCCTTTGGCATTGTGGCGATGGTCGCAATGACTCCGCTCATTACGATCCAGGTGCTTGGTTTCAAGGCAATTGTGGCAAGGCTTTGGCGCAACAGGATTATGATGCGTCGCTTGCAGGATGCCGATGACGAACAGATTATTGACTTTGTGTAG
- a CDS encoding spermine synthase has translation MNIVIYALFALSGFAGLIYEGSWARYLKLFLGHSSYGQVLTLCIYMGGLAIGSFVAGKLVERVKRPLLGYAAVELAIGIGGLIYHPMYIWITDYFYDSNFVAGLSSRGAEILKVVLATGSTLPIAIAVGMTFPFIAAGLMRKSGAEVSLPMLYFTNSLGSAIGILFTSYILIPELGNHITLCVAASINFLLAAVFCFIGYTTPSTYEEELEEEGGEEPLNEDYVAEHKLAMPPKNMWFWIAGITGLTSFVYEIVWIRLLSLLMGSSSHSFDQMLSAFILGLAIGSAVSGKLLKKDSLVVLSLAQIFMGFFALCTLYFYKPFWEGMNVANQIFNTTNDGYVCWSIFKYALSILWMVPTSFFAGMTLPLITLILTRAFKSEAPIGKVYGWNTVGSILGSAGGGLLLLPLMQLKGSLVLAAVLDFMIGFILLVIYRKKFRYSVLFYVMTAVMILPSFFVNFDPHMITSGAFRAYKNLHPDEKIVVRDGKTATISFHESDVHYYVKTNGKADASMSKNRERPIEGDELTQAATAFMPMAMKDKPYDAAMVGFGSGMGAHYLLSDPLVRDFDCVEIEEEMMNLARGFYPWNARGYDDPRIHIFIDDAQTFFLTNRRKYDLMISVPSNPWVSGVASLFSHEFYTKMRRYMKPGGLWVQWIQTYEFNDLLFLNILKALDVAFPYVSLYKAPEEPDIIIVASDEPVMQRAIGRFSTDPTLVKEFKRIHREPDFFGEQNFLFTSKMITSLLDGVEPNSTFIPIVDNKAEEARFVHSNARIVQVFDSCEICWPEYLDSADYALRRPIKVQSMLKAGTDKYRERALLAYIKEVKKRKKVFEGISTMLDSNADDSEKGSDSAAVSENSVDSATAVDSLVRPKFKVDETSPDWKKFREEYVEWMRGIPMEARDTNKVYVKVRKLVNANVLPESFVDEFNIMEAARAKDYRLAAEYVANFYEKYEVAAMDEFFLRNAILIAFLAHNPTLADVLYKEAIRPHEEFAPIEKLLIQKEIPRIRRR, from the coding sequence ATGAATATCGTTATTTACGCGCTTTTTGCTCTTTCTGGTTTTGCGGGTCTCATTTATGAGGGGTCGTGGGCCAGGTACCTTAAACTTTTCCTCGGACATTCGAGCTATGGTCAGGTGCTCACGCTCTGCATTTACATGGGCGGGCTTGCGATCGGCAGTTTTGTTGCGGGCAAGCTTGTGGAGCGCGTGAAGAGGCCGCTACTCGGGTATGCGGCGGTGGAGCTTGCGATTGGCATTGGCGGGCTGATTTACCACCCGATGTACATCTGGATTACGGATTATTTTTACGATTCAAATTTTGTGGCGGGGTTGAGTTCGCGCGGCGCGGAAATTCTGAAGGTCGTTTTGGCGACGGGCTCAACGCTCCCGATTGCGATTGCGGTGGGCATGACGTTCCCGTTCATCGCGGCAGGTCTCATGCGCAAGAGCGGTGCCGAAGTCTCGCTCCCGATGCTTTACTTTACGAACAGCCTCGGTAGTGCCATTGGTATTTTGTTCACAAGCTATATCTTGATTCCGGAACTCGGAAACCACATCACGCTTTGCGTCGCGGCTTCGATTAACTTCTTATTGGCGGCGGTGTTCTGCTTTATCGGCTATACGACGCCTTCGACGTACGAGGAAGAACTTGAAGAAGAAGGGGGAGAGGAACCGCTTAACGAAGATTATGTGGCGGAACACAAGCTTGCGATGCCGCCGAAGAACATGTGGTTCTGGATTGCTGGAATTACGGGACTTACTTCGTTTGTCTATGAAATCGTCTGGATCCGTTTGCTCTCGCTGTTGATGGGTTCTTCGAGCCACAGCTTTGACCAAATGCTTTCGGCGTTCATTTTAGGGCTTGCAATTGGCAGTGCCGTGAGCGGAAAGCTTTTGAAAAAGGACTCGCTTGTGGTGCTTTCGCTTGCGCAGATTTTCATGGGATTCTTTGCGCTTTGCACTCTGTATTTTTACAAGCCGTTCTGGGAAGGCATGAATGTCGCGAACCAGATTTTCAATACGACAAATGACGGTTACGTTTGCTGGAGCATTTTCAAGTACGCACTTTCGATTTTGTGGATGGTGCCGACGAGCTTCTTTGCTGGCATGACGCTCCCGCTCATTACGTTGATTCTCACGCGTGCGTTCAAGAGTGAAGCCCCGATTGGCAAGGTTTACGGCTGGAATACGGTAGGATCGATTCTCGGTTCGGCAGGCGGTGGACTTTTGCTGTTGCCGCTGATGCAGCTCAAGGGTTCGCTTGTGCTCGCTGCCGTGCTTGACTTTATGATTGGCTTTATCTTGCTCGTCATTTATCGCAAAAAGTTCCGCTATAGCGTACTTTTTTACGTGATGACGGCGGTGATGATTTTGCCTTCGTTCTTTGTGAATTTCGATCCGCACATGATTACGTCAGGCGCCTTCCGCGCTTACAAGAATTTGCATCCGGACGAAAAGATTGTGGTGCGTGACGGTAAGACGGCGACGATTAGCTTCCACGAATCCGATGTGCATTATTACGTAAAGACGAACGGCAAGGCCGATGCGAGCATGAGCAAGAATCGTGAGCGCCCGATTGAAGGCGATGAGCTTACGCAGGCGGCGACTGCATTTATGCCGATGGCGATGAAGGACAAGCCTTACGATGCGGCGATGGTCGGGTTTGGCAGTGGCATGGGTGCGCATTACTTGCTCTCGGATCCGCTAGTGCGCGATTTTGACTGCGTGGAAATCGAAGAAGAAATGATGAACCTCGCTCGCGGATTTTATCCGTGGAACGCTCGCGGTTACGATGACCCGCGCATCCATATTTTCATTGACGATGCGCAGACGTTCTTCCTTACGAACCGCCGCAAGTACGACTTGATGATTAGCGTGCCCTCTAACCCGTGGGTGAGCGGTGTCGCGAGCTTGTTCAGCCATGAATTTTATACGAAGATGCGCCGCTACATGAAGCCGGGCGGACTTTGGGTGCAGTGGATCCAGACTTATGAATTCAATGATTTGCTGTTCCTCAACATCTTGAAGGCGCTCGATGTGGCGTTCCCGTACGTGAGTTTGTACAAGGCTCCTGAGGAGCCGGACATTATCATTGTCGCCAGTGACGAGCCGGTGATGCAGCGTGCTATTGGTCGCTTCAGCACGGATCCGACGCTTGTGAAGGAATTCAAGCGCATCCACCGCGAACCGGATTTCTTTGGCGAACAGAATTTCCTCTTTACGTCGAAGATGATTACATCGCTCTTGGATGGTGTGGAACCGAATAGCACGTTTATCCCGATTGTCGACAACAAGGCGGAAGAGGCTCGCTTCGTGCATTCGAATGCGCGCATTGTGCAGGTGTTTGACAGCTGCGAAATTTGCTGGCCGGAATATTTGGACTCGGCAGATTATGCATTGCGCCGCCCGATAAAGGTGCAGTCCATGCTCAAGGCGGGTACGGACAAGTACCGCGAACGCGCTTTGCTCGCTTATATCAAAGAAGTGAAAAAACGCAAGAAAGTTTTCGAAGGTATTTCGACAATGCTTGATTCCAATGCGGATGATTCTGAAAAGGGCTCGGATTCCGCGGCAGTATCGGAAAATTCTGTTGATTCAGCGACGGCGGTGGATAGCCTCGTGCGTCCAAAATTCAAGGTGGATGAAACTTCTCCGGATTGGAAAAAGTTCCGCGAAGAATATGTGGAATGGATGCGTGGTATCCCGATGGAAGCTCGTGACACGAACAAGGTCTATGTGAAGGTTCGCAAGCTCGTGAATGCAAACGTGCTTCCGGAATCGTTCGTGGATGAGTTCAACATTATGGAAGCGGCCCGTGCCAAGGATTACAGGCTTGCTGCGGAATATGTCGCGAATTTCTACGAGAAGTACGAAGTCGCTGCAATGGATGAATTCTTCTTGCGCAACGCGATTTTGATTGCGTTCCTGGCGCACAACCCGACGCTTGCCGATGTGCTCTACAAGGAAGCCATCAGGCCGCACGAAGAATTTGCTCCGATCGAGAAACTCCTCATCCAAAAGGAAATCCCGAGAATCCGCAGAAGGTAG
- a CDS encoding P-II family nitrogen regulator, whose product MKPNTHELIICIVNNGFSDTVMEAAKEAGARGGTVLNARGTANKEAEAFFHIAIQPEKEVVMILVPLNVKDAVLHSLYEKAGLNTMGQGIAFALPVDNVVGLTPWKAESKA is encoded by the coding sequence ATGAAACCGAATACACATGAATTAATTATCTGCATTGTGAATAACGGATTCTCCGATACTGTGATGGAAGCCGCTAAAGAGGCGGGTGCCCGTGGTGGCACGGTCTTGAACGCCCGTGGTACAGCAAATAAGGAAGCGGAAGCTTTCTTCCATATCGCTATCCAACCTGAAAAAGAAGTCGTGATGATTCTCGTGCCGCTGAACGTGAAGGATGCGGTGCTCCATTCTCTATACGAAAAGGCTGGCCTCAATACGATGGGGCAGGGGATTGCGTTTGCGCTCCCAGTTGATAATGTCGTTGGGCTTACGCCGTGGAAGGCGGAAAGTAAAGCTTAA